One part of the Chrysemys picta bellii isolate R12L10 chromosome 14, ASM1138683v2, whole genome shotgun sequence genome encodes these proteins:
- the LOC135975586 gene encoding polymeric immunoglobulin receptor-like isoform X2 yields the protein MRTRLERLSLLWALLLSLRLGTAENTTAVFVVNQTPPYIRAMEGSEFTIECTFNTSNNSTKWYAEWYKTRKYVTEKLSSGTDRIISSEDKEKRSLSLTVKKANVTDSGTYVCWVGNRDGTSPGKGTQVTINEITDLMVNQTPTSVSDFEGSELTINCTFKTVNNSTMYVRWYHYGTEALKTELVNDSDVITTLHLDNGFASLTLKNANSSNTGTYVCEVGITARSLSVSGAGTQVTITPVNQTI from the exons GAACTGCAGAAAATACTACTGCTGTCTTTGTGGTGAATCAGACACCCCCTTATATCCGTGCAATGGAAGGGTCAGAGTTCACCATCGAGTGTACATTCAACACAAGCAATAATTCAACCAAGTGGTATGCTGAATGGTATAAAACCAGAAAGTATGTAACAGAAAAGTTGTCCAGTGGAACAGATCGAATCATATCATCAGAAGATAAAGAAAAGAGGTCTCTTTCGCTCACCGTGAAGAAAGCCAATGTCACCGATTCTGGAACCTACGTATGTTGGGTTGGGAACAGGGATGGGACATCTCCTGGGAAGGGAACCCAAGTGACCATCAATG AAATTACCGACCTGATGGTGAATCAAACCCCAACCAGTGTCAGTGATTTCGAAGGCTCAGAACTTACCATCAATTGTACATTCAAGACAGTCAATAACAGCACCATGTATGTGCGATGGTATCACTATGGGACGGAGGCACTAAAGACAGAGCTGGTGAATGACAGCGATGTGATCACCACCCTGCATTTGGACAATGGGTTTGCCTCTCTCACTTTGAAGAATGCAAATTCATCTAATACAGGAACCTACGTGTGTGAGGTGGGGATCACAGCAAGGAGCCTGTCTGTGTCAGGAGCCGGAACCCAGGTGACCATCA CTCCTGTCAATCAGACAATATGA
- the LOC135975586 gene encoding uncharacterized protein LOC135975586 isoform X1, with amino-acid sequence MRTRLERLSLLWALLLSLRLGTAENTTAVFVVNQTPPYIRAMEGSEFTIECTFNTSNNSTKWYAEWYKTRKYVTEKLSSGTDRIISSEDKEKRSLSLTVKKANVTDSGTYVCWVGNRDGTSPGKGTQVTINEITDLMVNQTPTSVSDFEGSELTINCTFKTVNNSTMYVRWYHYGTEALKTELVNDSDVITTLHLDNGFASLTLKNANSSNTGTYVCEVGITARSLSVSGAGTQVTINKRSNASHVVFVIRMVLGALVIILAVMIVAECVISEKRAPVNQTI; translated from the exons GAACTGCAGAAAATACTACTGCTGTCTTTGTGGTGAATCAGACACCCCCTTATATCCGTGCAATGGAAGGGTCAGAGTTCACCATCGAGTGTACATTCAACACAAGCAATAATTCAACCAAGTGGTATGCTGAATGGTATAAAACCAGAAAGTATGTAACAGAAAAGTTGTCCAGTGGAACAGATCGAATCATATCATCAGAAGATAAAGAAAAGAGGTCTCTTTCGCTCACCGTGAAGAAAGCCAATGTCACCGATTCTGGAACCTACGTATGTTGGGTTGGGAACAGGGATGGGACATCTCCTGGGAAGGGAACCCAAGTGACCATCAATG AAATTACCGACCTGATGGTGAATCAAACCCCAACCAGTGTCAGTGATTTCGAAGGCTCAGAACTTACCATCAATTGTACATTCAAGACAGTCAATAACAGCACCATGTATGTGCGATGGTATCACTATGGGACGGAGGCACTAAAGACAGAGCTGGTGAATGACAGCGATGTGATCACCACCCTGCATTTGGACAATGGGTTTGCCTCTCTCACTTTGAAGAATGCAAATTCATCTAATACAGGAACCTACGTGTGTGAGGTGGGGATCACAGCAAGGAGCCTGTCTGTGTCAGGAGCCGGAACCCAGGTGACCATCA ATAAAAGGAGCAATGCCTCCCACGTTGTTTTCGTCATCCGGATGGTTCTCGGGGCCCTTGTTATAATCCTGGCGGTGATGATTGTTGCAGAGTGCGTGATTTCAGAGAAGAGGG CTCCTGTCAATCAGACAATATGA